AATACGGCGATCGCCGCCCCGGAAATGACGGTTCAGCAAAAAATCGATATTATTAGTAAAAGTAAAGGACAAGTTGGTAGTGGCGACCAATTGCGACGATTTTTCTATGGTGATTTATTACCCTTAGGAGTACAACCCGGTGGAGCAGGCATGGTGGTCAATCTCTACAACAAGGCCAACAATGTTACCTTCTCTTACTGTGCTACCTACGATGTTGTTGTCGCTGTGAAGCAAGGGAGAGTAGCGACTTTTCCCGCCGCTGAAGTGAAGTAATTTGTCTGTTCCCTTGCTGGTGGTAAGTAAGGGACAATTCCCGATCTATATAATTAATGGATATGTAACATGGAACTTCAAGACATCTTTGCGTTATTACATCCGGCGATCGCCATTCTTGTAGTCTTTCCCTTAATCGGCATTGTCGTGAATCGCGCCCTACTCACCCGTCAGCGTCGCCTGCAAGTTGCCGGTGGGGAAAAAAGTAAAATTCCGCCAGTAGTAGGTTCCGAGCACGTAGCGATCGGTAATTGGTTGAGTGGCTCAGTTGTAGCCGTTGCCCTACTGGGAATGGCCTATGCCATCTTCTCAAAAATCCTCAGTAACGACACCCTTACCAAAGAACCCTTTCGAGTCGGGTTTCTGATCGCGATGTTCCTGTTAAGTATTGCTTCTTTCACACTACTATTTAAGGCAAAAGTTAAACTATGGCGAGGCATTTTTGCCACTTTAACTGGCATGGGATTGATTATTTTAGGGTTTCAGCCAGAAATTTATCGTCAAGATAATGAATGGTTTGTTTCCCATTTTTACTACGGTATTACAGCCGCTTTATTGATGATTTTTTCAGTGGCGATCGTCCAAGATATTTATCAGGATAGACAAAATCGCTGGCGCACCGTTCATATCATTCTCAATTGTTTTGCTCTGCTGCTATTTATCGGTGAGGGAATGACTGGTGCCAAAGCTTTACTAGAGATTCCCCTCCATTGGCAAGAACCCTATATTTATCAATGTGATTTTACCAACAAAACCTGTCCTCAACCCAAATAAAACGGTAATTCAAAAATCATGCAAGACAGAATTTTGGCCTTAGAAGCTTATGTTCGTTTCTCCGATAAAGTCGCTAAGGTGACACAGATTATTGAGACAGAAAATTCTAGCATCGCTATTTGGGGCGTCAAGGCTGGGCAAATTGTACAAGCTCATTTTCACCCCGACGGACAAGATACTTGGGTGATGCTGCGGGGCACTTTGACTTATTATTTAGGCAATGGTGAAAGTCAAAGCTTGAATGCTGGCGAAGTTGCCATCGCAGACAAAAATCAGATTCATGGGGCAGTGAATGAGAATAGTGAAGATGCTGTGTTTGTCTCCATTTATTCGGCTCCGAAAATTGGCTATGAAAAGGCATCACCTTAAGCTAAGTATAGCAGTTGACAGTTGACAGTTGACAGTTGACAGTTGATAGCAAACAGGTTGACAGTTGACAGTTACATAGTACGGGAATCAAACCATATCAAATCATGAATATTGTTAATGGAGTCCATAAGATTTTAATGCGACTTCCCAGCAGCATACATCTTGGGATTGCTGTTTTAATTTTTGCGAGTTCAAATTCCTTAACTCGTAAAATCGTTGAAATTGGACAAGCTCATGCTGTAAATGGCAGAAATCCCATCTCACTCTGCAATGTCTTATTTGTGGGTAATATTTGTGCTTTGGGGTTAATGACTGTAATTTTTTATCGAGACTGGAACCCGAATACTCTGAAAGCTTTGACTCGTAAAGATTGGATGAGTTTAACCATTACAGGTATTTTATCGGGGGCGATCGCTCCAGCGTTAATTTTTAATGCCCTCGCACAGACAAATGTTACCAATATCGTTTTAATTGGGCGCATCGAACCAATTTTAACCTTGGTATTGGGTGTTTGGCTGTTCGGTGTGCGGGTAAATTTTTGGGCAGGTGCAGGCTCTGTGATTTCCTTAGCCGGGGTGATAGTGACTGCTGTTTTAGGGAGTTCAGGCCAAACGATGACGATGGCTGGATTTCAAATTGGAATAGGAGAGCTTAGTGTAGCGCTTGCCGCGATCATTGGTTCCATTTCGACAGTTGTTGGTAAACTACAATTACAATCAATTCCCTTGGGAATTTTTAGTATTTATCGCAATATTCTAGGGACGGTAATTTTTTTCCTATTGGCTAATATCCTTTACGGGCCAAACCATTTTGCAGAAGTGTTATCTCCTTTTCTTTGGAAATGGATGATAGTCTATGCGGCGATTATTGTCGTCACGGGTCAATTATGTTGGTTCGCTGCTTTGAAAAATGCGACTTCAACGGAACTAAATTTAGCCAATTTAGTGAGCCCAATTGCAGCTATAGTGATGGCTTATTTGATTTTAGGGGAATCTCCTACTTTAGCTCAATATTTAGGGGCAAGTTTATTGTTGGTCGGGATTATATTAGCTTTTATTGGCCACCGATATGAGGCTAAAGTAAATCGAAAATTAGTTAACCCCAGTCCTCGCGATGCAATGGAAACGCCGATCGGTTTCCGGGGAGTTTAATATTTTTATCTGCATCTTGAAGTAGCCCAAAGGCTAATAAACTAATCAGCGACAGTATTTCAGTGATATTTGCCACCACTGCACCGAGTCGTTAGCTGGCGATCGCCCAACGAATACGATTTTCGATTTTAGAATAGGAGATGATAGACTGCATCAGGATTTGGAGCTGACTTACAGTTGCATTATTTTGGGAAACTGGTATGAATACTCAATGGTTCAAAATTACCAGTGGCTCGATCGCTCTTCAATTCGGTACGAGCTCTTCTTGTCTGTAGCCCGATCGCGCTCCGGAGAGTGCGATGCTTTTTCGTTGGGCGATCGCCGAGTTGTACGATACTTTCCTCTGTTAAATAAATATTAACAGGCAGAAAAGGTATATTATAACTTTAACCAGATCATCTCTTAAGAGATATGTTCTACTGCTCGAATCCAAGGTGCTCTAATCCTTTCAATCCCGACAAATCTAAATTTTGTCAAAGTTGCGGCCAGGCCGACCTCACGCCTCTATTCAGGAACCGCTACCGCGTGATTCGACTGTTGGGCGAGGGGGGATTTGGCAGAACTTATGAAGCGGTAGATATCGATCGCATGGACGATCCCTGCGTCATCAAGCAGTTTATGCCCCAAGTTCAGGGAACCTCAGCACTGGAAAAGGCTACAGAACTGTTTAAGCAAGAAGCTAAACGACTTTACGAACTCGGCGAACATCCCCAAATTCCTCGATTAATTGCTTATTTTGAACAAGACAAGCGGCTTTATTTAGTACAAGAGTTGATTGAAGGCCAAAATTTACTGGCTGAATTAACTCAGCAGGGCGTTTTTAGCGAAGAAAAAATTTGGCAGTTGCTGGCAGATATTTTGCCGATTCTGAAATTTGTGCACGATCGCAATGTGATTCACCGAGACATCAAACTTGAGAATATCATCCGCCGCCGCACCTCCCCCAATCCATCTCTATTGGCGGGAAATTTCCGCAACTCAGCTTTCCGCAGGGGAGCGCGCCGAGAGTTAGTTTTGATTGATTTCGGCGTTTCCAAACAAGTGACGGGCTCGCTGATGAGCCAAGTAGGTACCACCGTAGGAACGCCCGGATATTCGCCTCTAGAACAAATGCGCGGTCAAGTTTTCCCCGGAAGCGATTTGTACAGTTTGGGGATAACTTGTCTGAGGCTGCTAACTCAATGTTTGCCGAAAGTTGACGGTTCCGACGACCTTTACGATCCGATTAACGGCGGCTGGATTTGGAGAGAACGGTTGCCAGCCGACACAAAAATCAGCAGCGAGTTGGCAACAATTTTAGATAAATTAATTCAAGATTATCTCAAAAATAGATATCAATCTGCTGATGAAGTCATTAAAGCTTTAAATCTCTATTCTTTACCTCCTCAACCCCATTTTGTCAAAAGTGGGCAACTTGCTTTAAATTCTTCTCAAACCAAGGCAGCCCTACCTCCCCTCAATGCTTATCTAACCGAGGGAGGAAAACTTGCTATCAATAGCCAGCTCAATCATAGCGGGCAAATCAACAGCAATATCTCTGTGAATCAGAGGGTAAAATCTAACACAAATCCGCCTCACAACGAGGGAAGACAAAAGATTGCTGCTGTCAAAAGCACTTTTGAATTTCAGGTGGTGACAGTAGACAATCGCGGGAAGCAAATTAATATTAAAAGTGGCAAAGCGCATTTTTTTGAAGAAGATATCGGCCGCAGCGCAGTCATGGAAATGGTATCTGTTCCTGGCGGTACTTTCCTGATGGGTACCCCAAAAGATCGGGGTGATGGCGACGAAAAACCGCAGCACTCAGTAACGATATCACCTTTTTATATTGGCAAATTTCCAGTTACTCAGTCGCAATGGACAGCAGTAGCAGCCCTGCCGGAAATTAAAATATATCTCAATCCCGATGCTCCCCGTTTTAAAGGTGTAAATCGACCTGTCGAGAATGTATCTTGGTACGAGGCTGTCGAATTTTGCGCTAGACTTTCTCGCAAAACAGGTAAGAAGTATGGCTTGCCGAGCGAGGCCCAATGGGAATATGCTTGTCGGGGGGAAACTTCGGGGCCCTTTCACTTTGGGGAAACGATTACCAGCGAGTTAGCAAATTACAACGGAAATTCTAATTACGCTGATGCGCCGAAGGGTGTTTATCGCTTTCAAACTACAGATGTGGGCAGTTTTAAACCCAATGCTTTCGGATTGTACGATTTCCACGGAAATGTGTGGGAATGGTGCGCGGATGCTTGGCACAATAATTACAACGGTGCGCCTGTTGATGGTAGCGTTTGGGAGTCTAGCGGCGACTTTTCGCTGAGGTTGTTGCGGGGCGGTTCTTGGAACGATCATCCTCCGAATTGTCGCAGTGCGTGCCGCCTGAGATACCAGCCGGATTGTAAGGCTAGTATTGTAGGTTTTCGAGTTGTTGTTTCTGTCGTTTGATTTTGTGTCCGCTTCTATTTTAAGCGCCATAAAACAGGTTCGTAGTGAGGACTTTAGTCCGCATAAATCCAGGTTCGTAGTGAGGACTTTAGTCCTTAAAATCAGAGGACTAAAGTCCTCACTACAAACACTTAATAAAACAGGTTCGTAGTGAGGACTTTAGTCCGCATAAATCCCAGGACTAAAGCCCGCACGATCAAACACCAGTTTCTACCTTAAGTAGCCTTCTTCTGAGGAGCCATCATACGTTCTACACTCATCGCAGCCACGCTCAACGTCACCACAATCATGCCGAGAATTGCCACAGGCTCCAACTTTTCATTGATAATTAGAAACCCGAAAAGTGCGGTCATCGCCGGGCCCAAAGTCCCAATTACTGACGCTAAGGCTGCCCCCGCGAACCGGATGGCAAAATTGTTCAAAAGATAGCTAAACAGCGTCAGGACGCCTAAAATAACGCCTCCTACAATCAAACCAGGCCAAACGTTTTGGTCGATTTGAGGAGCCAAATTTTCCGAGAGCGGCACCCACAAACTCAGGGCGGAAAATACAAAAATTGCGGCGAAATTAACTAAACTAAAAGGAATCGGGTGCAGCTTGCCAGCGGCCATCTGCGTCAGCAATACGTAACCTGCAAAGGTAATCCCAGAAGCCAGTGCCGCGGAGACTCCCACCCCGACATTGCCACCGCCCGGAGCTGGTGCGGCAAAACTCGGCCATCCAGCTAAAATCAGACCTGCGGTAATCCCGAACATTGCCAAAAAGCCGATCGTACTTGGGCGAGCGCCAAACAAGACCCAAGAACCGAGTACAGTGACGATCGGGTAAATAAAGAAAATGGTAATTGCAATCCCTGCCGGAATATTGCCGATCGCCAGATAAATCAAAACCTGAGACAAAAACAGAAAAAATGCGCTTCCTAAAACCTTGCTCCACAAAGCTCGATCGCCCGACTGGAACAATCGTTTAATATCTTTCCACACAGAAGGATACAGAAATGTCGCCAATACCGGCATCAAAGTCATTACCACGATCAGCCGCATCAACAAAATCAACAAAGAATTTCCAAAACCCCGAGTTACCACCCCATCAAGTTCAAACAAGCCAAAAATCATCCGAGGATTTCTGCTTTTAATGATAATTCTCAAACAAACATTAAACAGCGACAATACCACCGCCGAAGACAAAGCTAGAATCAAACCTGCTTGCACTTGAGAAGTTGCTGTCGCGACTGCCGAAGGCGCCGCTGTTGGCTGGGGCACGGCTCGCCGCGCATCCGCAGGTGCTGGCGGCAGAACTTGCGGGCGGATAGAATTAACCGAATTAGTTGATGCTTCGGGATAGGAATCTTGAGCGTCGAAAGGATTGTCAAGATATGCTTCTTCTTCTTCGAGTTCTTCCCGAATGCGGTTGACAAGATTTTGTAACAGCTCTTCCCCTTGGAGTTCGAGGGTTTTCATGTTGTTGAGCCGCACAGATAGCTCGCTTTCATAGCTGCTCAAATCTTGTTCCAGCATCTGGAAACTGCGATCGATCCGCTCATCTAACGCCGCGAGTAATTCCGAGGCCCGTTCGTCGTAATTGCTCGGGGGCATCGGGATCGGGAATTCGCCGCTGGGAATCGGGCTGCTGAGAGAATGTCCTGAGTTAGCGCTGAGTTCGTTGAACCGCTGCACCAACAAATCTTGCAAATTGTGAGCCAAAACTTGAGCCAACTGCTTCAGCCACAATTGCTGCTGCTGAATGTATCGCCCAGACAGAGATTCCATTTGCTGGGACTGCAATTTGCGATATTGATCCCGGAGGCCTTCAATATCTTCAATCAGGTGATTTTTTTCAGTTTGCAGGCGAGTAATGTCCTGATTTAACTGACCTTTGACATTTTCATGCAAAGCGTCCAGTTCCTGCATCACTGAGTTGAGGACTTCTTCTGCTGATTGTGCATCCCCTGCGTCGCCTTTTGGCGAGTATCTGTTCCGGTTCGCCATTAGCCTATAACCTCTAATTTAAACTGCACGTTCAATGTTCTTAAGTAATTTGGCTGCATCAGGTCGCAAGTTCTAGAGAGTTGCTCTCAAAGATTGCGGACACTGTTGAATCTATAGTAGTCGCTAAGCTAGAAATGTTAGAAATTTGCGATCGCCCCAAAAACACTTTGTGCAATTAGAAATCATACTACAGCTTGACCTCTGCACCGATTGCCCCCGATAATTCTCGCATCTAACTCATCCGCCTCGCAAGCTCGCTCGCCCTTTCCCCACAACTCAAGTTGAGGGTAGGGCCGAGACTCCTCACCCCTAAAGGCATAATTTGAGCCTTAAACGGTGATCAACCCGGTTTCTGGGCGCAAGTCTCTGCCGCACTCTTGCACCCGGATTTATCAGAAAACTGGGTTTAAAACCCCGTCCTTCGCTTGACGGGTTTATATTTACTGGTGTTGTACCTGCCACTAAATATGTCAAGGTAGTGAAATGCTAACCATGAATTACCGCTATCGAATCTATCCCAGCATCACTCAAGAGCAGTCGCTCAAAGAGTGGATGGATGTTTGTCGCGTCGCCTATAACTATGGGCTGCGCGAAATTAAGGATTGGTGCAATAGCCGGAAGTGCATGGTTGACAGATGCTCTATCAGTCATGAGTACATCATGGCTGCCGACAGTCCTTTTCCTAGCGAAGTGAATCAACTTAATGCTTTGCCAAGCGCTAAAAAGGTATTTCCCCGGTTGGGCGAAGTACCAAGCCAAGTTTTGCAGCAGGCTATTAAACAAATGCACCGAGCTTGGGATGGGTTTCAAAAAGTTGGACATGGATTTCCCAGATTCAAAAAGTTTGGACAATTCAAGTCTTTGTTGTTTCCCCAATTTAAACAGAATCCAGTGCAGGGAGTGCATATTGCCTTGCCTAAGTTGGGGCTGATTCCAATTAAGCTGCATCGCCCGATACCAGGTGGGTTTGTGGTTAAGCAGGTTCGGATAATTAACAAAGCTAATATTTGGTACGCTAACGTCAATATCCAATGCGATGTTAGTGTTCCCAATCCTATGCCTCATGGTCATCCAATTGGGGTAGACGTTGGAATTTCCAAGTTTTTGGCAACTAGCGACGGTGTTATTGTAAAATCGCCGAAGTTCTTGAGAGTGATGCAAAGCAAGCTGAAATTGCTGCAACGCAGACTTGATAGAAAAAAGAAGCGTTCTAAAAATTACGAGAAACAACGGATTAAAGTCGCTAGAATCCACCACACGATTGATAATACCCGTAAGGATTTTCACTTCAAGCAAGCTCACGCCCTTTGCGACGCTGGTGATATGGTCTTCATGGAAGACTTGGATTACCGAATTCTGGCTAAAGGGATGCTTGGCAAACAGATGCTTGACGCTGGTTTTGGGCAATTCCGAGCTATCACCAAGTACCTGTGTTGGAAGCGTGGTAAGTTCTTTGGGGAAGTTAACGCCAGGGGGACTTCTCAAGAGTGTCCTGAGTGTGGCGCAACAGTTAAAAAAGACTTGAGTGTGAGAGTACATCATTGTCAAGAATGTGGATTCATTGCCGATAGAGATGTGGCTAGTGGTCAAGTAATCAGAAATAGAGGAATAGAATCAATTAGTACGGCGGGACACGTCGGAATCCAAAACGCCTATGCAGACGGTTTGCCGGGGACTGAAATCTCTCAGTCTAGGTCAAAGTCGAAAACCCGTAAGGGAACAACTAGGAAATCTTTGAAGTGATTCAAAGAAGCTCCGTACCCTGACAGTCGGAGTCATGTCACGATGTTAAAAGTTGTGCTCTTTTGCTCGCCAAAGTTTTAAGAGGCGATCGCACCCTCAAGAAGCCACCCCGCGCGATCGAGAAACTAACACATCCCATCCCCCGAGAGCAACAGATATGGTTTCCGAAAATTATGACAATTCCTTTACAGGCTATCGCCCAAACCTGAATATTTCTGAGCGAGCCGAAGTGTTTGTCTTTCCGGCATCATTTGCACAACAGCGCCTGTGGTTTCTCGACCAATTCGCACCGGAAAATCCTTTCTACAATGTAGTAACAGCACTGCGCTTAACTGGTTCCCTCAACATAACTGCCTTAGAGCAAACCTTCAACGAAATAGTCCAGCGCCACGAAACTTTGCGAACCACTTTTGCAGCGGTATCGGGCGAACCAATGCAGATAATTTCTCCCGATTCTCCGATTAATTTACAAATATTAGAACTGCAAGATTTGCCGCCAGAACAACGGCACACAGAAGCCCAAAAAATCACCTGCGCCGAATCTCTTCGCCCTTTCAATTTATCCACCGGGCCGCTGATGCGAGTCACTATTTTGCGGCTGACAGAGCGCGATCATGTTCTGTTGCTAAATATGCACCACATCGCCTCCGATGATTGGTCGATCGGCGTGCTAATTCGCGAAATACAAGCTATTTATACAGCTTTGATAAACCGACAACCATCTCCCCTGCCAGAATTATCACTGCAATATGCCGACTTTGCCGAATGGCAGCGCCAATGGCTGCAACGAGAAGTATTAGAAACTCAGCTAGCTTATTGGCGGCAGCAAT
Above is a genomic segment from Microcoleus sp. bin38.metabat.b11b12b14.051 containing:
- a CDS encoding transposase; translated protein: MLTMNYRYRIYPSITQEQSLKEWMDVCRVAYNYGLREIKDWCNSRKCMVDRCSISHEYIMAADSPFPSEVNQLNALPSAKKVFPRLGEVPSQVLQQAIKQMHRAWDGFQKVGHGFPRFKKFGQFKSLLFPQFKQNPVQGVHIALPKLGLIPIKLHRPIPGGFVVKQVRIINKANIWYANVNIQCDVSVPNPMPHGHPIGVDVGISKFLATSDGVIVKSPKFLRVMQSKLKLLQRRLDRKKKRSKNYEKQRIKVARIHHTIDNTRKDFHFKQAHALCDAGDMVFMEDLDYRILAKGMLGKQMLDAGFGQFRAITKYLCWKRGKFFGEVNARGTSQECPECGATVKKDLSVRVHHCQECGFIADRDVASGQVIRNRGIESISTAGHVGIQNAYADGLPGTEISQSRSKSKTRKGTTRKSLK
- a CDS encoding bifunctional serine/threonine-protein kinase/formylglycine-generating enzyme family protein; this encodes MFYCSNPRCSNPFNPDKSKFCQSCGQADLTPLFRNRYRVIRLLGEGGFGRTYEAVDIDRMDDPCVIKQFMPQVQGTSALEKATELFKQEAKRLYELGEHPQIPRLIAYFEQDKRLYLVQELIEGQNLLAELTQQGVFSEEKIWQLLADILPILKFVHDRNVIHRDIKLENIIRRRTSPNPSLLAGNFRNSAFRRGARRELVLIDFGVSKQVTGSLMSQVGTTVGTPGYSPLEQMRGQVFPGSDLYSLGITCLRLLTQCLPKVDGSDDLYDPINGGWIWRERLPADTKISSELATILDKLIQDYLKNRYQSADEVIKALNLYSLPPQPHFVKSGQLALNSSQTKAALPPLNAYLTEGGKLAINSQLNHSGQINSNISVNQRVKSNTNPPHNEGRQKIAAVKSTFEFQVVTVDNRGKQINIKSGKAHFFEEDIGRSAVMEMVSVPGGTFLMGTPKDRGDGDEKPQHSVTISPFYIGKFPVTQSQWTAVAALPEIKIYLNPDAPRFKGVNRPVENVSWYEAVEFCARLSRKTGKKYGLPSEAQWEYACRGETSGPFHFGETITSELANYNGNSNYADAPKGVYRFQTTDVGSFKPNAFGLYDFHGNVWEWCADAWHNNYNGAPVDGSVWESSGDFSLRLLRGGSWNDHPPNCRSACRLRYQPDCKASIVGFRVVVSVV
- a CDS encoding cupin domain-containing protein gives rise to the protein MQDRILALEAYVRFSDKVAKVTQIIETENSSIAIWGVKAGQIVQAHFHPDGQDTWVMLRGTLTYYLGNGESQSLNAGEVAIADKNQIHGAVNENSEDAVFVSIYSAPKIGYEKASP
- a CDS encoding DMT family transporter — its product is MANRNRYSPKGDAGDAQSAEEVLNSVMQELDALHENVKGQLNQDITRLQTEKNHLIEDIEGLRDQYRKLQSQQMESLSGRYIQQQQLWLKQLAQVLAHNLQDLLVQRFNELSANSGHSLSSPIPSGEFPIPMPPSNYDERASELLAALDERIDRSFQMLEQDLSSYESELSVRLNNMKTLELQGEELLQNLVNRIREELEEEEAYLDNPFDAQDSYPEASTNSVNSIRPQVLPPAPADARRAVPQPTAAPSAVATATSQVQAGLILALSSAVVLSLFNVCLRIIIKSRNPRMIFGLFELDGVVTRGFGNSLLILLMRLIVVMTLMPVLATFLYPSVWKDIKRLFQSGDRALWSKVLGSAFFLFLSQVLIYLAIGNIPAGIAITIFFIYPIVTVLGSWVLFGARPSTIGFLAMFGITAGLILAGWPSFAAPAPGGGNVGVGVSAALASGITFAGYVLLTQMAAGKLHPIPFSLVNFAAIFVFSALSLWVPLSENLAPQIDQNVWPGLIVGGVILGVLTLFSYLLNNFAIRFAGAALASVIGTLGPAMTALFGFLIINEKLEPVAILGMIVVTLSVAAMSVERMMAPQKKAT
- a CDS encoding DUF4079 domain-containing protein — encoded protein: MELQDIFALLHPAIAILVVFPLIGIVVNRALLTRQRRLQVAGGEKSKIPPVVGSEHVAIGNWLSGSVVAVALLGMAYAIFSKILSNDTLTKEPFRVGFLIAMFLLSIASFTLLFKAKVKLWRGIFATLTGMGLIILGFQPEIYRQDNEWFVSHFYYGITAALLMIFSVAIVQDIYQDRQNRWRTVHIILNCFALLLFIGEGMTGAKALLEIPLHWQEPYIYQCDFTNKTCPQPK
- a CDS encoding DMT family transporter, translating into MNIVNGVHKILMRLPSSIHLGIAVLIFASSNSLTRKIVEIGQAHAVNGRNPISLCNVLFVGNICALGLMTVIFYRDWNPNTLKALTRKDWMSLTITGILSGAIAPALIFNALAQTNVTNIVLIGRIEPILTLVLGVWLFGVRVNFWAGAGSVISLAGVIVTAVLGSSGQTMTMAGFQIGIGELSVALAAIIGSISTVVGKLQLQSIPLGIFSIYRNILGTVIFFLLANILYGPNHFAEVLSPFLWKWMIVYAAIIVVTGQLCWFAALKNATSTELNLANLVSPIAAIVMAYLILGESPTLAQYLGASLLLVGIILAFIGHRYEAKVNRKLVNPSPRDAMETPIGFRGV